CAACAAGATTCCCTCTGTTCTTCCTTACTCTTTGGTACACATGCATGGAGCTGGTTAGTATACATGAGGTCCGCTTATCTGCAATTTTTGATGCAACCATGTTagaggaattggaagatcaGTTTGTGAGCTTATGATGGCATACAACAACAATCTACCTTTGCAAAGTATCATTGACTATTGCCCTGAAAATGATTCTTTTGAAGATGGGTGGGAGCATGTCAAAGAAATATTCCCATTGTTGCACACATATGTAGGAGAGATAGCAATTGTGTTTCCTGGGACAAGCACAGTGGAGGCACTTTTCTCAGCATTGAAATGGTATAAGGATGAGTTCTGTGCAGCCACCACTGATTGCTTGTTTGAAGGCATCCTTCATGCTATGCAATACAAAGTATTGCAATTGAGAGTAGTGTACAAGCTGGTCCATCTATTTAGAAAAACGCTTATACATATTTAACATGTCCAGTGccaaatttacagttagtcatGAATTAAAGCCACAATTGGCCATAAACAGCTTTTTTTATGGAAAACTTGGCATTCACCATTTTTAAAGAGGCCTGAAGATCTGCCAAGACATAGGGTTAATCCAATTTTGGTTGGGCAAAGCCACTAATTGTAAAAATGTTGTGACGTCAGGCAAAACTCCGGAAAACACTGAAATTTTTGCGGGATTTGTTGTTTAACAATTAATTGTAATCTCATTTTTAGATGAACAGCACCATGGAGCAGTACAAGATCAAGGCATCTTTGAAAAGCTCAAGACAAATCCATGTCATATTATAAAAACGCGATTGACTGAGATTTCCGGTGTGTGGAACAAAATGTACAAAGAATATTGAAAGTTCACAGGCATACTGGGGTTCATGGGCATCCGGGAAATACTGAAGGATCCGCGCCTTTCTGTGAAGCACTTCTTTGgaaattaactgtaaaacgctTCCTCATTGTGAAAATTGACTTTTGACGAACAAATACTAAAAGTGTGGTAACCAAAAAACCCTAACCCTATCGTTTCGGTGCAGTATTCTAAAATGACCGGAGGCAGTTGGACTCTACATCATCCCATCCTACCATTAGTGCCTTGGCTGTAAACGTCTAACTAGCTGGCTCTAGAGAGGAGCAGAGCCACTACCTATGTACTCCAAGAAACAGGAATTCTCGATTAATGTAAAGTGGGATTTTCTGGTACTATGTTTGATGTCGTCACAGCGACAAGTTTTCCAGTCGACGATTTCATTTATTATTTTAGGTCAATTATTCTcttttttgcagcaagtCAACATCATATCGCGATGAAGAGCTGCTGTCTGAAGCGAAGTCGCAAATACCACGTGGAAGGTGATGTTCCCTTTCTATGTTTTTGAATCGTGAAGACTCTGTTTTTGTTTCACCAGTAACTAGCAACATCGCTAATACCTCGACTCCATCAGGGAGATGATGTTCTCAttgtttgtttttgaatCGTGAGAACTCTGTTTTCGTTCCACgtcaccaacaacaacatagTAATCGATTGCATTGTTCGAAGTGCTCACGACAATTGGTTCCTATCTGATAAAGCCAACGCCTCAATGGCGGGAAACGATATTTTGAAGAAACAGCGACCACAAAATTGGAGTGTAACGCTGTTTCGGCGTCCTGGAAATGCGAACCGACTGGGACTAGGGCTGCGTCGAAGTACCACTGGGCGTGTGTTTGTGGTAGGTCTCTCCGGTGACGATCCTACATCATGGCACGCTCTCGCGTCAGTCAGCATTGGTGACGAAGTCACACGCATCAACGGCGCACTTTTGCGAACATTAAGTCACTGTGATGTTTCTCAGCTGCTCGACCCACAAACTAAAAATGGTCGCCAGAACGGACGACTTGTTCTGATGGGCGTTTGCCATTACGGAAATCCACATGCAGTGCACGCGTTGATCGAAAGGCCGTTTCGGGATGCTCTGGTGGGTCTACAAAGCAGCTGCAACAACCACGAGTATCCGGAAATCTTGGATTTGGCGGACAAAGGTCTGGTAACGGATTCAGTATTGCGAATCGGTGACCGTGTGCGCTCAGTGAACGGCATCCGCTGCAAGATATCAGAGCAAAATTTAGCAGCGCTTCTGGATAGCTCGGGCCGCTACATTGCTATTATGGCCGAACGAGTAGACACCGAAGATGGCTCGGCCTTGATTAAGGTCGGGACATCGGAGGCTTCATCTCATGCTGGTCGACAAGTTGAAAACGAGACTAAAGGGACCATTTGCCTTCGGCAACGATGTACGTGCTTGTACCGATTCGTTCTGTCCCATTCTAGGGCGACCGCCAAATTAAGTGAGGCTGCTCGCTCAAGCTTATTGTCCGGATTTTCTTTAGACGTGAACAAGAGTTACACAAGCATTATGCGCAAAGAGGCCCTTATTTCCTCCCGCTACCGACAATTTTAGATTGGCACACACGGCAGGAATTGCAATCATTCTTTTACAATAATGCGTAACAAGCTTGTGCTATGCACGCCGCGCTGCCGTTTCATGAAGCCACTGGCCTTTGCTGCGTTGCGCTCGCGATCAATGCGGCCGTTGGGCCATTTCAAGATGCAGTTCTTCACGATTGGAGTCTCGAGAGGTGAATTCGCAAGCCTTTATATCAATATGCGCTGCCAATCACAAACGCATTTCAGTAGACGGTTGCGAGGGtcacgacgaagacgactgcTCTAAGTCAATGGTAAGTTGAAAAAGGAATCGCCACTACCGATCGACCGTAGCACCTTGACCGTGAAATTGTACAAGAAGAAACCCTAAGGATAGCGGAATCAGTGTTGGACGAAACGGTGCCGAAAATTAACGCAGGTAGGAAAGCAACCTAGCATGGAGAGATTTTTTTTTCGTAGGGCTAGCTAGATTATTCTAAAATATTTCAGTGTCAGTTCGCGCTGGAACTTATTTACACTCCTTACCAAAATGCTCACGCGATTAACAATCTATCACCAGCAACAGtcagttgactgtgattgttTCATATGTTATCAGGTCACACACCTATGCTGGCGGAGTCGTCCATGAGAGCCACCGATGAGTTTGCCAGAATGAATGAATCCAACTACACAATCTTACACTTAACGAGGTCCTTTATATTTCTTCAGGCGGGGTAGCCAATGCCGACAAATTGTTTAGGCTCCAAACTCTCACTGTCTGACACTGTTTTGCTTCGATTTTCGGACCGTCCGGCAACCGGTTCTTACAGCCCTGGAGAAAACCCCCACAAACATCGACGACAAGCAAAGAATGGAGGAGGCTAATCTGCCTTTCTCCATAATGGGACTCCGGAGAACTTACAAGGTCATCGGAGACGTAGAATGACAATTGATGATGAGGAGACTGACAAATCATCCACCCAGAGTCCTAAGAAGGCGCTCCAGGTATTCATTCGACGACCACACAAGAAAGGCGTGCACAAGTTGGAACACAAACGTTCCAGCTCGCCTTCAGTAGCTTCCCGTAAGCGCTCGGGACAATTGGTgatcagcagcaaccacGGCTTACCTTCCATTGGTCGGAAAGTTTCAGAAATACGGAAACCTGTACTGACATCGGTGCACAGATCCGAGATCGATACCAACGATTTGTTCCGAGAGAACGACGATTCCGTCTTCCCGGATGTTGCCTGCGTGTCCGATACTCTCTTGGCAATTCAGAGCCTAAAGAACGGCAGTAGATCCCAAACGATTGCGATACCTCTTACGCAAGCGCCTGGAAGACAAGCACAGCAACGAGCACCGCATTATATACACGGAATTCTCGAATGCCAGCTCTATATTCTGATAAAGGATGCGAACAACCATTTCCCATCAGTCGGAGGTACAGTACCGTCTTTGCAAGTTAGTACAGAATTGCCGCAACTACTACGGGCGAATAAATTGCGGAGACTTTCCTCCACTACGCAATCCTCCCATCCGCTGACCATCTTGCTGGAAACGAACGATTACGTTCGCGCCGTGTGGGATGCGCACCACCGGTACCCGGGTAATGCCGCTGCCACCGAATGGTTTCTCAGCATTCTCCCCAAATGTACCGGGCTCTGCATTCCAATAATACAGCTAGAAGAACTGTACCGTAACAGTTCCGTGGAATGCAGCGAGCCCCTGGAGTCCATTCTTAAGCAATTGCAGCAGATGCAAGTGCTCATGGCGTCGCATTCGTCCGGCGTTTTTCAATTGTGGCTGCCATCTTGGGGTCTCGTTTTGAACGCTTGGGAGGCAGCCCGCAGAAAACTGCTTTTGCAGCTCAAGCAGAGCTCGTTCCAGGAACGTTCCGTACAAGCTTTGCAACAAGAGTATAGCCCAATCGACACGAAGCTTCTGATTGACTGGATGGTCGACCAGGGCGAAGTGCAATTCCGAAAACGACCCGCAGGCGTCTTTGTCAAACTCCTGGCTTCTGATGAGTCTTGGTCGACAAGATAATTCAGAGAGACCAACAACTAAATTTACGTGTTATGTTAGCTACAGTTGTACAGAGCGTTTAACTCTTACGAGTGGTAACGAGTGGAAACTCGACTGCCGGGCAATTAATACTGGTAACCCAGACGCTGGGCTTctcgcttttcgttcgttttctttCGTTGGCGTAAAAGCTCTTGTTTGTCACGAAGCTCTGCGGCCATGCGAGCGGCTTCCGCTTGGTCTTCTTGTTTCTCATATACGATCTTGGCAACCGGCAGTAGCAATTTCAAAAGGCGGTCAACGGCCTTGTCGGCATCCTGAAAATCCCTCACCACAAAACGTGGATACTGCTCCAGATCAACCTCGTCCATATCCAAAACGTTTACGGCCGAACTAATGTCCTTCATTGCCTCGacctcttcttcgtccatggcgTCCCAATCCTCCTCTTCCAACTCTTCGTTGAAAGTCTCTTCCTTGACGAGTTCTAATAGATTCATCTTTCGGCCACCTCTCACTTCTACTTCTTCACCTGTGACCGTGAAACGAGCAGGAAATACAACGTCTAAACCCTTGGGGGCAATACCCTTGGCCAGCATTGGGACAATCGTGGCCCAGTGCCGCGGGCGAAGACCCGGTGAACGCAGAATACAATCGATGCGCTTCCCATTGCCAAAAACATCCACCAGACCGACGAGATCAATTCCCAACCTACGAGTACAAGCGTGCAGATGTAAAGTCTTGAGCTGGTTTTGCAGGGTGGAGGGGAGCGACCCGTATTTAGATTTCCACTCATTGGTCAAGGTGACCAACGCTGAAGTGCTTTCGGCCAGACGAGCCTTGGTTTCTTCACTGCGACGTTCGCTTTGACGCTCTATGAAAGACATTGGCAAGCTAAAGGTACTGGGCGATCCATCTGTCGGAAATAGAATGTTAGTACGTGGTACTAGAGGCAAGTCGAGACCCCTGAGCTTGCGTATGCTCTTTTTCAACATGCGCATGTACAAATCAAAACCGACTTTGGCCGCCATACCACTCTGTTCCGTTCCCAGTAAACTTCCGGCTCCACGAATTTCCAAATCTCGATTCGCCACGTCGAATCCGGAGCCAAGTTCTGAAAGTTCCCCTATTGCCTGCAAACGCATAGCTGCTTGTTCCGTGATAGATTCTTCGCGGTACAAAAAGTACGCGAAGGCTTGCTTGTCAGAACGACCAACACGACCACGTAACTGATACAGGGTGCTCATTCCAAAAGCTTGACTGTTTTGCACGACAATTGTGTTGACGGAAGGAATGTCAACACCGTTTTCAATGACCGTCGTAGCGAGCAAAACATCGTAGTTGCCTTCGGCGAATTCGGCGACGTTTTCCTCCGCGCCGTTGCGTTGCATTCGGCCGTGCGCTTGAATGATGCGTATTCCTGGGAACAGGCTTTGGATCGTTTGCTCGGCTTCATCAAGCATAGAAATACGAGGAACTACGTAATAGCATTGTCCTCCACGCGCCAGTTCTGTCGAGATGGCAGTCTTTACAATATCTTCACTAAAATCCTGCACGTGCGTGACTGTGGGTTTTCGCATCGGCGGTGGCGACCGAATTGTCGATGTATCGCGAATTCCACT
This is a stretch of genomic DNA from Phaeodactylum tricornutum CCAP 1055/1 chromosome 24, whole genome shotgun sequence. It encodes these proteins:
- a CDS encoding peptidase (putative role in signal transduction; contains PDZ/DHR/GLGF domain; weak similarity to Lactobacillus protein), whose amino-acid sequence is MAGNDILKKQRPQNWSVTLFRRPGNANRLGLGLRRSTTGRVFVVGLSGDDPTSWHALASVSIGDEVTRINGALLRTLSHCDVSQLLDPQTKNGRQNGRLVLMGVCHYGNPHAVHALIERPFRDALVGLQSSCNNHEYPEILDLADKGLVTDSVLRIGDRVRSVNGIRCKISEQNLAALLDSSGRYIAIMAERVDTEDGSALIKVGTSEASSHAGRQVENETKGTICLRQRCTCLYRFVLSHSRATAKLSEAARSSLLSGFSLDVNKSYTSIMRKEALISSRYRQF
- a CDS encoding predicted protein, whose protein sequence is MTIDDEETDKSSTQSPKKALQVFIRRPHKKGVHKLEHKRSSSPSVASRKRSGQLVISSNHGLPSIGRKVSEIRKPVLTSVHRSEIDTNDLFRENDDSVFPDVACVSDTLLAIQSLKNGSRSQTIAIPLTQAPGRQAQQRAPHYIHGILECQLYILIKDANNHFPSVGGTVPSLQVSTELPQLLRANKLRRLSSTTQSSHPLTILLETNDYVRAVWDAHHRYPGNAAATEWFLSILPKCTGLCIPIIQLEELYRNSSVECSEPLESILKQLQQMQVLMASHSSGVFQLWLPSWGLVLNAWEAARRKLLLQLKQSSFQERSVQALQQEYSPIDTKLLIDWMVDQGEVQFRKRPAGVFVKLLASDESWSTR
- a CDS encoding predicted protein, whose amino-acid sequence is MARSSGIELQVLDPRDEMASGVPSVWDETGNVQITGGSVKSWFAEVDEDLESEWQALMGAGGAAGDVAVEKTSGELVARDKLAGIRVGSAGGWTLEVFPGDFVVHRKYGIGRFETTCLRPKTKLNEEERLAQEERRAEILTTELRKRKRVTPDEIQEIRARFGTEEDTDPLSNPQTTVLEITYADAVVHVPVDRAYRLSRYRAGDAVVKPKLSRVKGEAWSKAKQKVEENTLQLAQDVLALYATRETLQRQPFDPSVEDVVQEFSKSFLYEPTTDQKKCFEEIENDMVWRSRPMDRLICGDVGFGKTEVAIRALFRSIINGRQAALLAPTGVLAAQHYKNIVKRMGPGTEYNINIALLRGGMGKQTKAGRELRGEIEGGKTQLIVGTHALLSNEMKFKNLGLLVVDEEQRFGVKQKERLKLICDGIDVLTLSATPIPRTLQMSLSGIRDTSTIRSPPPMRKPTVTHVQDFSEDIVKTAISTELARGGQCYYVVPRISMLDEAEQTIQSLFPGIRIIQAHGRMQRNGAEENVAEFAEGNYDVLLATTVIENGVDIPSVNTIVVQNSQAFGMSTLYQLRGRVGRSDKQAFAYFLYREESITEQAAMRLQAIGELSELGSGFDVANRDLEIRGAGSLLGTEQSGMAAKVGFDLYMRMLKKSIRKLRGLDLPLVPRTNILFPTDGSPSTFSLPMSFIERQSERRSEETKARLAESTSALVTLTNEWKSKYGSLPSTLQNQLKTLHLHACTRRLGIDLVGLVDVFGNGKRIDCILRSPGLRPRHWATIVPMLAKGIAPKGLDVVFPARFTVTGEEVEVRGGRKMNLLELVKEETFNEELEEEDWDAMDEEEVEAMKDISSAVNVLDMDEVDLEQYPRFVVRDFQDADKAVDRLLKLLLPVAKIVYEKQEDQAEAARMAAELRDKQELLRQRKKTNEKREAQRLGYQY